One window of Botrimarina mediterranea genomic DNA carries:
- the preA gene encoding NAD-dependent dihydropyrimidine dehydrogenase subunit PreA, which produces MPTLATTVDGLKLPNPFVIGSGPPGTNGKVIGRAFDDGWGAVICKTVSLDASKVVNVQPRYGRLRSRETGEIYGWENIELISDRSFDTWIDEFKKLKDSHPDGVLIASIMEEYNKDAWQEIVGRCEEAGVDSFELNMSCPHGMPERRMGAAVGEDPVALEEVCRWVMAVATKPVWAKMTPNVTHIEDPARAAFRAGCQGVSAINTIRSVIGVDLDTLRPEPNVEGYTTPGGYSCQAVRPIALRMCMEISKVIEKDFPGRTLSGLGGVETGEDAAQFILLGSSTVQVCTGVMKFGYDCVGPMKDQLLAFMEKHKFETIDDFRGKSLPYFTTHSDLVKRQAEAREAKKAEADKKKMIKGDAEWSGDDFVDQSDALARG; this is translated from the coding sequence ATGCCCACGCTCGCGACCACCGTTGACGGCCTGAAGCTGCCCAATCCGTTCGTCATTGGCTCGGGCCCCCCGGGGACCAACGGCAAGGTGATCGGCCGGGCGTTTGACGATGGTTGGGGCGCCGTCATTTGTAAGACGGTGAGCCTCGACGCGTCGAAGGTGGTTAATGTTCAGCCACGCTACGGGCGACTGCGTTCGCGTGAGACGGGTGAGATCTACGGCTGGGAGAACATCGAGCTGATTAGCGACCGCTCGTTCGATACGTGGATCGACGAGTTCAAGAAGCTCAAAGACTCGCACCCGGATGGCGTGCTGATCGCGTCGATCATGGAGGAGTACAACAAGGACGCCTGGCAAGAGATCGTCGGCCGCTGCGAAGAGGCGGGCGTCGATTCGTTCGAGCTCAACATGAGCTGCCCCCACGGCATGCCCGAGCGTCGCATGGGCGCCGCGGTGGGCGAGGACCCCGTCGCGCTCGAAGAGGTCTGCCGCTGGGTGATGGCCGTCGCCACCAAGCCGGTGTGGGCGAAGATGACGCCGAACGTCACGCACATCGAAGACCCGGCGCGGGCCGCATTCCGCGCCGGCTGTCAGGGGGTGTCGGCGATCAACACGATCCGCTCGGTGATCGGCGTCGACCTCGACACGCTCCGCCCCGAGCCGAACGTCGAGGGCTACACCACCCCCGGCGGCTACAGTTGCCAAGCGGTGCGGCCGATCGCGCTGCGGATGTGCATGGAGATCTCGAAGGTGATCGAGAAGGATTTCCCCGGCCGCACGCTGAGCGGCCTCGGCGGCGTCGAGACCGGCGAGGACGCGGCCCAGTTCATCCTCCTCGGTTCAAGCACGGTGCAGGTCTGCACGGGCGTGATGAAGTTCGGCTACGACTGCGTCGGCCCGATGAAGGACCAGCTCCTGGCGTTCATGGAGAAGCACAAGTTCGAAACGATCGACGATTTTAGAGGCAAGAGCCTTCCCTACTTCACGACCCACTCCGACCTCGTTAAGCGCCAGGCCGAAGCCCGCGAAGCGAAGAAGGCCGAGGCCGACAAGAAGAAGATGATTAAGGGTGACGCGGAGTGGTCGGGAGATGATTTTGTGGACCAGTCGGATGCGCTAGCGCGGGGGTGA
- a CDS encoding aspartate aminotransferase family protein, which produces MKLQLPICDHTPTPYDGPSREEVIALRTQYVSPGVITYYKDPLMIVEGKMQYVWDEKGTRYLDAFAGIVTVSVGHCHPKVIEKVQAQTGKLQHTTTIYLHPTIAQFAEKLASKMPEGLTRSYFTNSGSEANEVAILSAREYTGNTEVIALRNCYHGGTATTMGLTAHGNWKFKSNQAQAIHHTLAGYCYRCPFGLEYPSCGVKCAHDIKNVIQYQTPGEVACFIGEPIQGVGGTVTPPKEFFKIVYDIVREHGGICIADEVQGGFGRTGEHFWSHQNWDVVPDGITMAKGIGNGIPLGGFTTTEEISKVMKNRIHFNTFGGNPISMTQGLATLEVIEEDGIQENARVVGGHMKGRLLELQEKHQLIGDVRGMGLMLGVELVRNRKSKEPANTEAATIMERMKEHGVLIGKGGLFGNTLRIKPPMCLTKDDADYLVDALDLTLSELN; this is translated from the coding sequence ATGAAGCTCCAACTCCCGATCTGCGACCACACGCCGACGCCCTATGACGGGCCTTCGCGCGAGGAGGTGATCGCCTTGCGGACGCAGTATGTCTCGCCCGGCGTCATCACCTATTACAAAGACCCCTTGATGATCGTCGAGGGGAAGATGCAGTACGTCTGGGACGAGAAGGGGACGCGCTACCTCGACGCCTTCGCGGGCATCGTCACGGTCAGCGTCGGGCACTGCCACCCGAAGGTGATCGAGAAGGTTCAGGCGCAGACCGGTAAGCTGCAGCACACCACGACGATCTACCTGCACCCGACGATCGCGCAGTTCGCCGAGAAGCTCGCTTCGAAAATGCCCGAGGGGCTTACCCGCAGCTACTTCACCAACTCGGGCAGCGAAGCCAACGAGGTCGCGATCCTCTCCGCCCGCGAGTACACGGGCAACACCGAGGTCATCGCCCTGCGGAACTGCTACCACGGCGGCACCGCGACGACGATGGGCCTCACCGCCCACGGCAACTGGAAGTTCAAGTCGAATCAGGCCCAGGCGATCCACCACACGCTGGCCGGCTATTGCTACCGCTGCCCCTTCGGCCTTGAGTACCCGTCGTGCGGCGTGAAGTGCGCGCACGACATCAAGAACGTCATCCAGTACCAAACGCCCGGCGAGGTCGCTTGCTTCATCGGCGAGCCGATCCAGGGCGTCGGCGGCACGGTCACGCCGCCCAAGGAGTTCTTCAAGATCGTCTACGACATCGTCCGCGAGCACGGCGGCATCTGTATCGCCGACGAGGTCCAGGGCGGCTTTGGCCGCACGGGCGAGCACTTCTGGTCTCACCAAAACTGGGATGTCGTCCCCGACGGGATCACGATGGCCAAGGGCATCGGCAACGGCATCCCACTCGGTGGCTTCACCACCACCGAAGAGATCTCGAAGGTGATGAAGAACCGCATCCACTTCAACACGTTCGGCGGCAACCCGATCAGCATGACGCAGGGCCTCGCGACGCTCGAAGTCATCGAAGAGGACGGCATCCAAGAGAACGCCCGCGTCGTCGGCGGCCACATGAAGGGGCGGCTGCTCGAACTGCAAGAGAAACACCAGCTCATCGGCGACGTCCGCGGCATGGGCCTGATGCTCGGCGTCGAGCTCGTCCGCAACCGCAAGTCGAAAGAGCCCGCCAACACCGAAGCCGCCACGATCATGGAACGCATGAAAGAGCACGGCGTGCTGATCGGCAAAGGCGGCCTCTTCGGCAACACCCTCCGCATCAAGCCGCCGATGTGCCTCACGAAAGACGACGCGGACTACTTGGTGGACGCTCTCGACCTCACCCTTTCCGAATTGAATTAA
- a CDS encoding uracil-xanthine permease family protein produces the protein MSSQTVLYGLDDKPPFPRAVVLAVQHVLTMFGSTVAVPLLLAEPMQMNATQTALLISSVMLCSGVATLLQTTFGSRLPIIQGVSFSFLAAFSGVIIPTVLRPESAGGLGGDGGEAMQYIAGAVIVGAVVEMALGFSGLVGAVRHFLSPVVVGPVIMLIGLALYQAGAPVAASHWPTSILTMTLVILFSLALSRRLLLFRLFPMLLAILASVGVCYLGTVFGWYGEDHAARVSFEAMQNSEWLRTTDVLFPWGAPKFATSFIIAVLAGYLASILESFGDYHACSHMAGGGDPTPEQISRGIGFEGVGCALTGVFGGFSSTSYSENVGLVGLTKVGSRYVVQIAGVILVLLGLFGKFGAIAAAIPQPVVGGLYCVMFGLISAVGVRQFAKADLDSDRNLLIGGFALFMGLSVPAYFNSEAGAALLLNIPYGLGDVLGAIGKTGMAVAAILGITLDNLIPGTPAERGLHDGPGVLVPEAADIDDVEVIG, from the coding sequence ATGAGTAGCCAGACCGTCCTCTACGGCCTCGATGACAAGCCGCCCTTTCCGCGGGCGGTGGTACTCGCCGTGCAGCACGTGCTGACGATGTTCGGCTCGACCGTCGCGGTGCCGCTGTTGCTCGCCGAGCCGATGCAGATGAACGCGACGCAGACCGCGCTGTTGATCTCGTCGGTCATGCTCTGTAGCGGCGTGGCCACGCTGCTACAGACGACCTTCGGGTCGCGGCTGCCGATCATTCAGGGGGTGAGCTTTTCTTTCTTGGCGGCGTTCAGCGGCGTCATCATCCCGACGGTGTTGCGTCCCGAGAGCGCCGGCGGCCTCGGCGGTGATGGCGGCGAAGCGATGCAGTACATCGCCGGCGCGGTGATTGTCGGCGCGGTGGTCGAGATGGCGCTCGGGTTCTCGGGCCTCGTGGGCGCCGTTCGGCATTTCCTCTCTCCAGTGGTCGTTGGCCCCGTGATCATGCTGATCGGGCTCGCGCTCTATCAGGCCGGCGCTCCGGTGGCTGCGTCGCACTGGCCGACGAGCATCCTGACGATGACGCTTGTCATCTTGTTCTCGCTAGCGCTGTCGCGACGACTGCTCTTGTTCCGATTGTTTCCGATGCTGCTGGCGATCCTCGCGTCGGTCGGCGTCTGTTATCTCGGCACGGTGTTCGGCTGGTACGGCGAGGACCACGCCGCGCGTGTCAGCTTCGAGGCGATGCAGAACTCAGAGTGGCTGCGGACGACGGATGTGCTCTTTCCGTGGGGAGCGCCGAAGTTCGCCACCTCGTTCATCATCGCCGTCCTCGCCGGCTATCTGGCGTCGATCCTCGAGTCGTTCGGCGACTACCACGCTTGCAGCCACATGGCGGGTGGCGGCGATCCGACGCCTGAGCAGATCTCGCGCGGCATCGGCTTCGAAGGAGTCGGCTGTGCGTTGACGGGCGTCTTCGGTGGATTTAGCTCGACGAGCTACTCTGAGAACGTCGGCCTCGTAGGTCTCACGAAAGTCGGCAGCCGTTACGTCGTGCAGATCGCCGGCGTGATCCTCGTGCTTCTCGGTCTATTTGGGAAGTTCGGCGCCATCGCTGCGGCGATCCCCCAGCCGGTCGTTGGCGGGCTCTACTGCGTGATGTTCGGACTGATCAGCGCCGTCGGCGTGCGGCAGTTCGCCAAGGCCGACCTCGACAGCGATCGTAACCTGCTAATCGGCGGCTTCGCCTTGTTCATGGGCCTCAGCGTACCGGCCTATTTCAACAGCGAAGCGGGCGCCGCCCTGCTGTTGAATATTCCCTACGGCCTCGGCGACGTGCTCGGCGCCATCGGAAAGACCGGCATGGCGGTCGCGGCGATACTAGGCATCACCCTCGACAACCTAATCCCGGGAACGCCCGCCGAACGCGGCCTGCATGACGGCCCCGGCGTGCTGGTCCCCGAAGCGGCGGATATCGACGACGTTGAAGTGATTGGTTAG